The Bos mutus isolate GX-2022 chromosome 7, NWIPB_WYAK_1.1, whole genome shotgun sequence genome window below encodes:
- the LOC102276082 gene encoding olfactory receptor 2T3, whose amino-acid sequence MYSGSQTSQNQTSSDFILVGLFGETKHALLLYTATFIFFLMALAGNALLIILVHLEPRLHTPMYFFISQLSLMDLMYISVTVPKMLLGQVTGDHTISPSGCGIQMFFYLTLAGAETFLLSAMAYDRYAAICRPLHYPLLMNQRVCECLVSGCWFLGMVDGLLLTPIAMSFPFCHSRKILSFFCEAPALLKLSCYDISLYKMLMYLCCILMLLIPTVVISSSYALILHLIHRINSAKGHRKAFATCSSHMTVVLLFFGATIYTYMLPDSYHTAEQDMMVSAFYTIITPVLNPIIYSFHNKDVTGALRSRMQLGLSLEKVVKGKV is encoded by the coding sequence ATGTACTCAGGGAGTCAAACTTCACAGAATCAAACGTCAAGTGATTTCATCCTTGTGGGGCTCTTTGGTGAAACCAAACATGCCCTCCTCCTCTACACTGCGACCTTCATCTTCTTCCTGATGGCCCTAGCTGGGAACGCCCTCCTCATCATCCTCGTCCACCTGGAGCCCCGcctgcacacccccatgtacttcttcatcAGCCAGCTCTCCCTCATGGACCTCATGTACATATCTGTGACTGTGCCCAAGATGCTCCTGGGCCAGGTGACAGGAGATCATACAATCTCTCCCTCAGGTTGTGGGATCCAGATGTTCTTCTATCTGACGCTTGCTGGAGCTGAGACTTTTCTCCTGTCTGCCATGGCCTATGACAGATATGCTGCTATTTGCAGACCTCTCCATTATCCCCTGCTGATGAACCAGAGAGTCTGTGAATGCCTGGTGTCTGGATGCTGGTTCCTAGGAATGGTGGATGGTTTGTTGCTCACACCCATAGCCATGAGCTTCCCCTTTTGTCATTCCAGAAAAATCCTCAGTTTCTTCtgtgaggctcctgcattgctgaaGCTCTCCTGCTATGACATCTCCCTCTATAAAATGCTCATGTACCTATGTTGTATTCTCATGCTCCTCATCCCCACTGTGGTTATCTCAAGCTCATATGCCCTCATCCTGCACCTCATCCACAGGATTAATTCAGCCAAGGGCCACAGGAAGGCTTTTGCCACCTGCTCCTCACACATGACTGTAGTGTTACTCTTCTTTGGTGCCACCATCTACACCTACATGCTTCCCGATTCCTACCACACAGCTGAGCAGGACATGATGGTGTCAGCCTTTTATACCATCATCACCCCTGTGCTGAACCCCATCATTTACAGCTTCCACAATAAAGATGTCACAGGTGCTCTGAGGAGCAGGATGCAATTAGGACTGAGCCTAGAGAAAGTTGTAAAGGGGAAAGTCTAG